From the Longimicrobiales bacterium genome, the window CGGTCGCGCCCTACCACCGAGGGCTCTCGGGAACGGTGGTACGACGTGATGAGCGCGGGCATGTCACGAGTTTCGTGCTCCCTGCTGATCAGGATGAGTATCTCGATGCCAGCGTGACGTTCAAGACTGTCAACATCTATCTGCTTCGCGAGGAGTTGCTCCGCGACCAAGTGGTCCCGCGGCTTTGCCGGGCGATCGAGGCCGGACATGTGCATGATTACTACGAGAGCATCTTCGGTGACTGCGTGAGGGACGAGACCCTGACCGAGTTGGCCGCGGTCGATGTGTCAGCGAGTCGTTGGTGCGAGATCGATGACCATCGCGATGTGGGTGTTGCCGAGTTCCTGTTCCTGGACCGCGACGCGCAATTCGACCGCGTTCAAGAGCTGTACGGCTCGTACTGGCGGTACGGCTTTACGGACCATTCGTACCTGTACAACATGCACTTCCCTCCAGCGAGCATGCTCGAAGTGTTCCAGGGCGATCTTCGAAACATCGTCACGAACTATCCCGTCGGTCAATCCGAACTTGCTCGTCTCGCTGCCATGTGGGTCGGAGCCAAGCCTGACCACCTCGCGGTGGCCAACGGTGCCGCAGAACTGATCAAGATTCTTGGGAATCAGTTTGTGCAGCGTCTGACGATTCCGACACCCTCGTTCAATGAGTATGAAGAAGTGATCACCCCGGATGGGCTCAACCGTTTCCCGCTCGAGCCAGGGACGTTCGAACTAGATGTCGACGCGTTCGCAGAGTCCGCCCTTCGGTGGGGATCTGATACCGCAGTTGTCGTCACACCAAATAACCCGACTGCGGTCTCGGTGCCACCCGGCGAGTTACTCAGGCTGGCGCGTCGTTTGGAGGCTGGGAACTGCCGGCTGATAGTTGATGAGTCTTTCATCGAGTTCTCCAAAGCCGGGGTGGCCGGAAGCGTGGAAGATATGGTCGATTCGATCACCAACCTGGTCGTGATCAAAAGCATGAGCAAAGTGTTCGGAATCGCCGGACTTCGCATTGGTTACGTTCTCAGTGCTGACCAAGAGTTCATCAAGACCATCCGCGCCAGCTTGCCGATCTGGAACATCAACGGGCTGGCTGAGGAATTTCTTCGCACTGTCGGGCGTTATCGAAACGAATTCTCGGAGAGCTGCGACCTGACTCGCTCAAGTTGCGCGGAGTTGTACGCGGAGCTGCTCGCGCTACCGGGGATCGTGCCGGTCGAGCCGGACGCGAACTTTGTTCTCTGCAAGCTCGTCGGCGATTCAGTTACAGGGCCACAAATCGCTCGGCGCATGTACGTCGAGCACAACATCCTGATCAAGGACTGCGCGGCCAAGAGTATGCCCGAAGCCGATCGTTATCTGCGGATCGCATCACGCACGCCGGAGGAGAACCACCAACTCGTAAGGGCTCTTGCGGCTCTGCTTTAGCCGCAGCCACCACGTAACGCCGAAAAGGAAGAGGATATGGAAACAAGCGACGAAGAGAACTCCGCCCTCATGGACCAATTAATGAAGTCGATCCCTCCGATGGACCCGCTAAACGGAGAGAAGCTGCTACGGGAGGCGAAGCAGATATTTGACACCCACGGAGTGGTCTTTTTCCTCCGGCAAGGTACCTGCCTAGGCGCGGTGAGAGAACACACGTTGATCCCATGGGATGATGACCTGGACCTCGGATCCATCATCGACATGCACGGGTTCACCAAGGACCTAATCGAGCCCACAATCGAGTCCTTCCGTGCGAACGGTTGCTACGTCGAGGTCTCCGACGACGAGCTCGATACAACAGTGAAAATCATGAAGTATCGGATCCGAATCGATTGGAAGATCTACCAGGTAATCAACGGAACAATTCCTCACTATCCGGGGATACCCATCCCCATCAGCCTGTTCACCGAATTGACCGAGGTCGATTTCATCGGCGACACGTATCTCGTTCCGAGCCCGCCCGAGACGTACCTCCGCTGCAAGTACGGTCCGAATTGGAGCACACCGAAACAAGTGGGCTACGAGAAAGATGTACTCGACGCGATGCCGAAGGGAACCGTCCCTGGTCGTGCGGGGTGGCTCAAGCAGTTCCTAGCCGTTCGTTTTTCGCCACGCCAGACTGCGACGTTGTTGGTACTCGACGAACACGATGCCCCAGTGGCAGGCGCGGATGTGTTGCTTGCAGGACTGAGCCGATCCAAGACAAATCGTCAGGGCATCGCGAAGTTTTATTTGCCCGGGCCAGACATCTACGCGTTGGCCGTCACGGTCAACGGCCGCGAGGAAGTCCTGTATGAGGAGGAACTGGACCAGGGGGAAAGGTACGTCTACCGACCGAACCCCGCCAAACCTGCGGGAAGATACTTCATACTCACGCAGAAGTAACGAACGTTCGACGGCCCCTGCACCGGCTCACCACTGATAGTTGTTCGCTACCGGGCAATGCCGACCCATGACGTCAATAGTTCTTCTAACAGCGAGGAAGCTTGAATATTGAGTTCGGGTGGCTAACCTGCGTAAGGGCAAAGCGCTTCCTCGGGTTGTAAACCCACTGGGCGGCCATCTATCCACCCCTATCTGACCAGCGCAGACGTATTAATGACACCCTCAGGCTCGACGGCGGTCGGGCTTGTTGATGGAGCCAATATCCCATCGACCTGCAGTCAAGGAGTTCACCATGAAGGTATGGATTGACCAAGATCTGTGTACCGGCGACGGGCTCTGCGAGGAAATCGCCCCTGACGTGTTCTTCGGGATGGACGACGGTCTTTTCTATGTGAAGGAATCCCCGGAGAACTTCGGCACGGAGAAGCTGTTCGACGGTGTCGCCAACCCTGGCGGAGCCGAAGGCACTGCGCGATTTCCTGACGGCCTATTGGACGCGGTCATCGAAGCCGCCGAAGAATGCCCAGGAGAGTGCATCTTCATCGAGGCCTAGGACC encodes:
- a CDS encoding aminotransferase class I/II-fold pyridoxal phosphate-dependent enzyme translates to SLLERALDALASQGVAEAVIVVGYRGEAVRERIGSRFAGVDIRYVEAPDFETTNNIRSLWDARKYLDEDVLLIEADVAFDPSVIGALLQQPGSSIAVAPYHRGLSGTVVRRDERGHVTSFVLPADQDEYLDASVTFKTVNIYLLREELLRDQVVPRLCRAIEAGHVHDYYESIFGDCVRDETLTELAAVDVSASRWCEIDDHRDVGVAEFLFLDRDAQFDRVQELYGSYWRYGFTDHSYLYNMHFPPASMLEVFQGDLRNIVTNYPVGQSELARLAAMWVGAKPDHLAVANGAAELIKILGNQFVQRLTIPTPSFNEYEEVITPDGLNRFPLEPGTFELDVDAFAESALRWGSDTAVVVTPNNPTAVSVPPGELLRLARRLEAGNCRLIVDESFIEFSKAGVAGSVEDMVDSITNLVVIKSMSKVFGIAGLRIGYVLSADQEFIKTIRASLPIWNINGLAEEFLRTVGRYRNEFSESCDLTRSSCAELYAELLALPGIVPVEPDANFVLCKLVGDSVTGPQIARRMYVEHNILIKDCAAKSMPEADRYLRIASRTPEENHQLVRALAALL
- a CDS encoding LicD family protein, whose product is METSDEENSALMDQLMKSIPPMDPLNGEKLLREAKQIFDTHGVVFFLRQGTCLGAVREHTLIPWDDDLDLGSIIDMHGFTKDLIEPTIESFRANGCYVEVSDDELDTTVKIMKYRIRIDWKIYQVINGTIPHYPGIPIPISLFTELTEVDFIGDTYLVPSPPETYLRCKYGPNWSTPKQVGYEKDVLDAMPKGTVPGRAGWLKQFLAVRFSPRQTATLLVLDEHDAPVAGADVLLAGLSRSKTNRQGIAKFYLPGPDIYALAVTVNGREEVLYEEELDQGERYVYRPNPAKPAGRYFILTQK
- a CDS encoding ferredoxin is translated as MKVWIDQDLCTGDGLCEEIAPDVFFGMDDGLFYVKESPENFGTEKLFDGVANPGGAEGTARFPDGLLDAVIEAAEECPGECIFIEA